CGGCCATCGGTCGCACGCCCGTCGAGCGCTCCACGGACTACGAGACGCGCCGCGTCGTCGACCCGGACGCCGACACCCACGGCCCCGAACTCGGCCCGCAGGCGGACGGCACGCCCCTCGTCCCCGAGCGCGCCGGCGACCGTCCCCGGGACGCCGCGAGCGCGGACGACTGACGCCATGATGAGCACCACCCACGCGGCCATGGGCGTCTCCATCGCCGCCGTCACCGTCTGGATCGCACCCGAACTCGCGGTCCCGGCGGCGCTCGGCGCGATGGCCGGCGGCATCTTCCCCGACCTCGACGTCGCCGTCGTCGCGCACCGCCGCACCCTCCACTTCCCCGAACACTACTGGCTCCCGGTCGCGCTCGCCGCCCCCGTCGCCGCGGTCGCGCCGTCGGCCGTCACCGTCGGCGCCGCGTTCTTCGCGCTGTCGGCGGCCGTCCACTCCGTCAGCGACGCGTTCGGCGGCGGTCTCGGCGCCCGCCCGTGGCGCAACGACGACCAGCGCGGCGTCTACTCCCACCGCCGCGGCGAGTGGATTCCGCCCCGGCGCTGGATTCGCTACGACGGCGCGCCCGAGGACTTGCTCGCCGCCGCCGTCCTCTCGCTTCCGGGCCTCCTACTGTTCGACGGTCTCGTCCGAGACCTCACGCTCGCGATGCTCGCCGTCTCCGTCGTCTACACCGTCCTCAGAAAACCGCTCGGCGAGCTCACCCACCGCTACGACCTGTAGTCGGCTAGTCGGCGAGCACCGTCCGGTAGCGCTCCCCGTCCGCGATTTCGCGCCCGACGCGCTCGCTGACCCACTCGTTTTCGACGCCGTCCTCGGGGAGGAACCGCTCGTAGACCGGCAGGCGCTCCCGGAGCGGGACGCCGCCGTGCTCGGCGACGTCTTCGAGTTCGCGGACCGCCGGCCACGCGTAGTCCGGGTTGATGTAGTCCTCGGTCACCGGAGAGACGCCGCCCAAGTCCTCGACGCCGCAGTCCAGCAGGGCGCGCGCGTCGGCGAGGTTCGGCGGCACCTGCACCGCCACCGCCTCGGGGAGCACGGCGTGCGCCATCGCGACCGTGCGCCGCATCGTCGCTTCGCTCGGCGGGTCGCCGTCCCAGCGCTCGTTCGGACTCACCGGCTGGACGATGACCTCCTGGACGTGCCCGTAGCGCTCGTGTAACTCGCGAATCGCGAGCAGGCTGTCCGCGCGGTCCGACCAGTCCTCGCCGACGCCGACGAGGATGCCGGTCGTGAACGGCACGCCGAGCTCGCCCGCCGTCGCGATGGTGTTGAGACGCTGGCCCGGACTCTTCGCCCGCGACCCGGAGTGCGCCCGCACGTCCGCCGTCGTCTCCAACATTACGCCCATCGACGCGTTCACGTCCGCCACGTGCGCCATCTGCTCGCGGGTCTGGTCGCCCGGGTTCGCGTGCGGGAGCAGTCCCTCCTCCAAGGCTATCTCGCAGGCCTCCCGGAGGTACTCGTGAATCGAGTCGTGACCCCACTCGCGGAGTTGGTCGTGAACCTCGGTGTAGCGGTCGTCGGGGTCGTCGCCGAACGTGAACAGCGCCTCCGTACAGCCGGCGTCGGCGCCCGTCCGGCACGTCTCCCGAATCGCCTCGGGACTCATCAGCGACGCCTCGCCCGGCACGTCGTAGTACGTGCAGTACGTACACGTATACCGGCACGCCGTCGTCAACGGCAAGAAGACGTTGCGAGCGAACGTCAGTTCGTCGGCCGGTTCCACGTCTTCGGGCCGCACCGAGAGCGCGCGCTCCCGGTCCGCGTCCTCGATGGCCACGTCCACGCCGTACTCGTCGGCGCCCGGAATCGAACTCATGCGTTCGGGTCGAACTCCCCGGCGGCCGCCGCGCCGCCCGGCCGGTACACTTCGAAGTTCCGCGCCACGAACGTCCCGTACCCCAGCACGACCGCCACGGCGACGACCGCCGTGCGCGCCAGCCCCGCCGTCTGTCCCGACAGCAAGAGGAGCGACCCGGCGTACCCCGCGACCGCTCCGACTGCCGCCGCCACACCGAAGTCGACGGCGAGCGACCCCAGCGGCTTCGCTCGGAGCAGTTCCGTCCGTTGGGTGTTCCCCAGGGGTGTGTACGCGTCCGCCGCCGCCAGCACCGCCGACACCACCGCACCCACTGCCGTCGGTGCGGCCGTCCACCGCGGCACGCCGGCGCGCGCCAACACCGTCGCGAGCACCACGAACGACACCGCGGCGACGACCGCGAGCGCCGCGAGCGCGCCCGCCGCTCGGGCGAGTGGCTTCAAGTCCATACCGTGGGGTTGGTTCACGCGCGTTTAGGCGTTGGGTTCGACCACGGGGTCGCCGTCACGCACCGCGAGTTCGAACCCCGCGTCCCGGAGCCAGTCGGCGGCCGCGCCGTCGCCGTGGACGAACACGTCCACGAGGTCCGACGGCTCGTCGACGTCCACCGCCAGCCGGAACGAGTCGACGGTCGCGACGCTCGCACCGACCGACTCGGCGGCCGCGACGTGGTCGCGGAAGGACGCGCCGTGGTAGTCGACGCGGAACTCGGAGTGTCGGGCGACGACGGCGTTCGTGCCGCCGGCGAGTCCGGGCGCTAACACCACGTCCCCGTCGGCGTCGAACAGTCCGCCGACGGCCGCGGGCGTCGCGAGCGCGAGGTCCGCCATCACCACCGCCGTCGGTAGGTCGCCGAGCGCGGCGTTCACCGCGACGGACAGCGGGCGGTCGTCGACGGCTACGGGTGCGTCCACGCCGTCGACGGGCGCCGCCGCGAGCACGGTCGGCTCGCCGCCCGCGTCACGCACCGCGGACAGCACGTCCGCCAGCATCGCCGCCGCGAAGCCGCGTCGCTGGTCGGCCGAAAGAACGGAGGAGAGTCGCGAGTTCGGGTTCGCGGCGTCGAACGGAACGACGACCCGCATCACCCGAGTTTGTCGTACCCGTCGTCGCGCTGCTGGAGGAACCAGTAGACGCCGCCCGCCAGCGCGAGCAAGACGACCACTGCGCCGCCAGCCATCAACAGCATGTCCGTCTGCTGGGCGGAGGACTTCGAACTGTTGGCGGTGGACTCGGCCTCCTCGGCGTTCTCCACGGCCTGCTCGAAGTTCCCGCTGTTGTAGAACTCGATGGCGTCCTCGAGGTCGCCCTCCGCGCCGCCGACGCCGGCGCCCGCGCTCTGCGCGCTCTCGATGGCGGACTGTGCGTCGTCGATGGCGGTGCGGGCCTCCTGACTCGCCGACGTGTACGGCCGCGTCTCGTACGTCTGGAGGGTGTTACTCGACCCGCCCTCCTGGGCTTCCACGAACTCCGCGAACGTGATCTGCTGGGCGGGGTCGTAACTCCAGTCGAAGGCCGACGCGCTCGGCGTCGTGCCGACCACCTGGACCTCGACGCGCACCACGCCGCTGGACGCCTGCAGGTCGTAACTCGCGGACTGGCCCGTGAGCGTACTCTCGTCGACCTGGTTGTCCGCGTTGTCGTACGTCGTCACGGTCCACGAGACGTCCTCCAGTTGGGTCTGCATCTGGAGGGTCCACTCCTCGTAGTCGCTGAACGGTTCCGTAATCGTGAACGTCGTCGGTTCCTGCTGCTCGCCGACCTCGACCCTGTCCGGGGCGCTCCCGCTCACGGAGACGGCGGCCGCTGGGACCGCTGCGACCGCGAGCAAGACGACGAGGCCGACTGCGAGCTTAGAACAGCGGCTCGAGTTCATCCTCGTCGTCTTCGACTAGGTCCTGCAAGTTCTCTTCGCTTTCGTCCCGGATGTCGTCGATGTTGTCCTGGGCCTCGATGGCGACTTCCTGTAACTCCTTGATGCGCGGGACGTTGTTCACGCCCGACAGCAGGACGACCGACGCGACCTGCTGGGAGTTCGGCACCGGGTAGTCGCCGCCGCGGACCTCCATCGAACCGGTCTGCTCTTCGAGCCACTTCCGGCCGCGCTCGATACCTTTCCGGTTCAGGTACTTCGCCGGACCCGCAGTGACCAGCAGCGCGCGCTCGGTCCCCTCGATTTCACAGGGGAGGGTGAGGCGACCGAGGGCCGCCTTCCGGACGAGGGAGGTGATGCGGTTGGTCGTAGACGCGGAGTCCTCCATCTGCTCGTCGCCGCCGGTGAACCGCGAGAGCAGTCCGCTCCCGCCGCTCGTGTCGTTGTCGACGGTCTCCGAGGCATACCCGACCGTGGAGACGCCGCCGCCAGCGAGCGTGTTGATAATTTCGCTGGAGTCGACGACGGACTCGGCGACGTCGCCGCCCTGCTCGACTTCGCCGGCGCCGAACAGGATGCCGAATCGCGTGACTATCTCCTCGTTGATTTCGTCGTAGCCGCCCTGCACCGACTCGCCGGACTTCCGCCACGCGTCGTTGTCGAACACGAGGAGGTTGTCGACCTCGCGGACGAACGTCTGGAACGAGCGCGCCGCGTTCAGCGTGTAGATGCCGCCCTCGTCGCTGCCGGGGAGGACGCCGAGACCGTAGACGGGTTCGGTGTAGATGCGTTTCAGGTGCTTGGCGATGACGGGCGAGCCACCCGACCCGGTGCCGCCGCCGAGCCCCGAAATGACGAGGAACGCGTCCACCTCGTGGACGGGGATGCTGTCGATGGCACCCTGCACCTCGTCGATGTCTTCCTCGGCGATTTCCGCGCCGAGTTCGTTGTCCGCGCCCACGCCGTGTCCCTTGACGCGGGACTGACCGATGAGGACGCGGTTTTCTTGTGGTACGTGGTCGAGACCCATTAGGTCGGCCTTAGCGGTGTTGACGGCGACCGCGGCGCGCACGATGCCGGAGTCGTGGCGCTCGTCGTACTCGAGGAATTTGTCGAGTATTTTTCCGCCCGCTTGACCGAACCCGATCATTGCGAGTTTCATACGGAACCCTTTGCCAAGTTAGAGAAGCAACGAGCGTATAAGACTTTTGCAGACGCCCGTCCGACGGTTCCGCGGCAGTACAGGTTTTCGAGGGATAGCGTCGGAAGCGGGAGCGTACACTCGATTACCGAGGTGTGGTATCACGCCACTATTTTAAAATCGGTGTCACGACCGTAAGCGGCGCTTACCGCGGTCAGGCGACCCGTACTGTCCTCACTTCAGGGACAGATACTCGGACAGCGTCGTCAGGTCCGACTCGTCCACGCCGAACGCCGCGATGTCGTTCTCGGCGACCGTGTTGTCGAACTTCAGCGACCGGTACTGGTCGGAGCCGAACGGCACGAACGGCAGCGGGTCGGCGAGCGTCAGGCCGATGCCGGCAAGCGGCATCGGCACCGGGAGGACGCGCACCGATTTCCCCTCGGCGCGGTACGCGAGATGCGTCACGTCCGCGAGCGACAACACCTCCGGACCGCCGATTTCGTACGTCTCCCCCCAGTGGGTCTCGTCGCCGACGGCGTCCGCGAGCATCGGCACGAGGTCCTGCACCCAGATCGGCTGGAACTTCGACTTCCCGCCGCCCGGCAACCCGGTGACGTACGGCGTCGTGAGTTGCTTCGTGAACCCGACGAACTCGCCGCCGTCCCCGAACACGACCGACGGCCGGAAGATGGTGTACTCCAACTCGGACTCGCGCACGACGGTCTCGGCCTGCCCCTTCGACCGGAGGTACGCCGTCGACCCGTCGGGGTCGGCGCCGAGCGCGGACATCTGGAGGACGTAGTCGGCGCCGGCCTCCTCGGCGGCCGTCACGACGTTCTCCGTGCCGCCGAGGTGGACCTCGAAGTGGCGCCGGTCGCCGCCGTTCGGTTTGAACAGCGGGGACAGCGCGACGAGGTTCACGACGGCGTCCTTGCCCTCCATCGCCTCCGCGACGGCGTCGTAGGCCGTCACGTCCCCGACCGCCGTCTCGACGCTGTCGGGCAGGTCGGCGCCCTCGGGGTGCCGGGAGAGCGCGGTCACGTCGTGTCCCCTCTCGTCGAGTTCCCGACACAGGTGCGTCCCGATGAACCCCGTTCCGCCGGTTACCAACACGTCCATGCGCCGACACACGCACGGAACGACCCTAAATGTATGGCCGCCGGCAGCCGTCACTCGGCGCTGATTCTGGGGTCGAGGTAGCCGTAGAGGACGTCCTGGAGGAGGTTACCGAGGATGCCGACGAAGACGAGAATCATCGTGGTGCCGATGATGAGCGGGAGGTCGCGTTCCCGCACCGCGAACAGACTCGCCCCCGCCAACCCCTCTATCTCCAGAATCTCCTCGATGACGTAGATGTTGAGGACGAGCACGCCGAGGATTTCGGTCACCGACAGCGAGACGATGGGGATGGCGGCGTTCCGCAGTACGTGGCGGGCGACCCGCAGGCGGTTGGCGCCTTTCGCTCGGAGGAGTTTGGTGAACGATTTGCCCGCCTGTTCGAGGCTCGCGATGCGCGCGAACCGAATCTGGCCCGCCAGGAGGGTGGCCGCGACGGCCGCCGCCGCCAGCACCTGCGGGTGCGGGGAAGCGACGTAGACGCTCCCGCCGACGGTTTTCAGGGTGGCGCCGCCGACGGCGGTGTACCAGACGAGGCCGACGAACGCCGGCACCCCCAACAGCGTGTACGACCCGACGCGAATCGTCCAGTCCGGCACCGACCCGCGGAGCGTCGCGGCGAGCAATCCGAGGAGGACGCCGAGGACGACGGCGAGAATTACGCCGGGAATCACGTACTCGAGGGTGGTGGGGACGCGGGTTTCCAGTACCGACCACACCGGCTCGCGGTACGCGAACGAGTATCCCCAGTCCAGCGTCGACACGTCTATCAGCCAGTCGAGGTACCGCTGGAGGACGGGTTCGTCGAGCCCGCGGGCTTCGAGGAACGTCCGGCGAATCTGTTCGAGTTCCTCGGCGGTGGCGCGCTGGTAGTACGCGGCGGCGCCGAGGCGGCCGCCGAGGGCGGTGTTCGGCGTGAACGTGACGAGCGCGAACGTCGCGGTGACCACGAGATACGCCGACAACGCCGCGAACGCCACGCGACGCGCGAGGTACTCGGCGTAACTCACGGCGACCACCGGCGGTTCGTGTCGCTCTCCGTGGAGGGCTCGGGCGACATGTCGTCGCCACGTACCGAACGCTTCGTGTTAACGTTTTTCGTGCCGAACGGCGTCACGAACCCGAAGCCGTTTGTACGTCGCTGGCCGTCTTCGACGTATGCTCGTCACGCTGGAGGGCATCGACGGCAGCGGGAAGACCACGGTCTGGGAGGCGCTTCGCGACGCCCGCGGCGACGGCTACACGTTCACCCACGAGCCCACCGACTCGTGGTTCGGCGAGGCCGTGCGCCGCTCGGAGGCCGAGACCGACGCCGACCCGCTCGCCGAACTGTTCCTGTTCACCGCCGACCACGCCGACCACCTCTCCCGCGTCGTCGAACCCGCACTCGACCGCGGCGACGTCGTGATTTCGGACCGGTACTCCGACTCCCGGTACGCCTACCAGGGCGTCGCCCTGGAGGGCGAGATTCCGCGCCCGATGGAGTACGTCCGGGGCGTCCACCAGCCGTGGACGCGCCCGCCGGACCTCACGCTGTACTTCGACGTCGACCCCGAGACGGGCGCCGCCCGGTCGGGCGCCACGAACAAGTTCGAGCAGGCCGACTTCCTCCGAGACGTGCAGGCGAACTTCGAGCAACTCATCGAGTACGACCCCGAGCGGTTCGTTCGCGTGGACGCCTCCCGCTCTCCCGAGGTAGTCCTCGACGCCGTCGAGGACGTCCTCGACCGCGCGCTCGACGATGCCTGACGACGACGATTCCGGTTTCTCGCTCTCGCTCCCGCCGATTCGAC
The nucleotide sequence above comes from Halobacterium litoreum. Encoded proteins:
- a CDS encoding tubulin/FtsZ family protein — its product is MKLAMIGFGQAGGKILDKFLEYDERHDSGIVRAAVAVNTAKADLMGLDHVPQENRVLIGQSRVKGHGVGADNELGAEIAEEDIDEVQGAIDSIPVHEVDAFLVISGLGGGTGSGGSPVIAKHLKRIYTEPVYGLGVLPGSDEGGIYTLNAARSFQTFVREVDNLLVFDNDAWRKSGESVQGGYDEINEEIVTRFGILFGAGEVEQGGDVAESVVDSSEIINTLAGGGVSTVGYASETVDNDTSGGSGLLSRFTGGDEQMEDSASTTNRITSLVRKAALGRLTLPCEIEGTERALLVTAGPAKYLNRKGIERGRKWLEEQTGSMEVRGGDYPVPNSQQVASVVLLSGVNNVPRIKELQEVAIEAQDNIDDIRDESEENLQDLVEDDEDELEPLF
- the cofC gene encoding 2-phospho-L-lactate guanylyltransferase, which codes for MRVVVPFDAANPNSRLSSVLSADQRRGFAAAMLADVLSAVRDAGGEPTVLAAAPVDGVDAPVAVDDRPLSVAVNAALGDLPTAVVMADLALATPAAVGGLFDADGDVVLAPGLAGGTNAVVARHSEFRVDYHGASFRDHVAAAESVGASVATVDSFRLAVDVDEPSDLVDVFVHGDGAAADWLRDAGFELAVRDGDPVVEPNA
- a CDS encoding metal-dependent hydrolase; amino-acid sequence: MMSTTHAAMGVSIAAVTVWIAPELAVPAALGAMAGGIFPDLDVAVVAHRRTLHFPEHYWLPVALAAPVAAVAPSAVTVGAAFFALSAAVHSVSDAFGGGLGARPWRNDDQRGVYSHRRGEWIPPRRWIRYDGAPEDLLAAAVLSLPGLLLFDGLVRDLTLAMLAVSVVYTVLRKPLGELTHRYDL
- the tmk gene encoding dTMP kinase, translating into MLVTLEGIDGSGKTTVWEALRDARGDGYTFTHEPTDSWFGEAVRRSEAETDADPLAELFLFTADHADHLSRVVEPALDRGDVVISDRYSDSRYAYQGVALEGEIPRPMEYVRGVHQPWTRPPDLTLYFDVDPETGAARSGATNKFEQADFLRDVQANFEQLIEYDPERFVRVDASRSPEVVLDAVEDVLDRALDDA
- a CDS encoding ABC transporter permease — translated: MSYAEYLARRVAFAALSAYLVVTATFALVTFTPNTALGGRLGAAAYYQRATAEELEQIRRTFLEARGLDEPVLQRYLDWLIDVSTLDWGYSFAYREPVWSVLETRVPTTLEYVIPGVILAVVLGVLLGLLAATLRGSVPDWTIRVGSYTLLGVPAFVGLVWYTAVGGATLKTVGGSVYVASPHPQVLAAAAVAATLLAGQIRFARIASLEQAGKSFTKLLRAKGANRLRVARHVLRNAAIPIVSLSVTEILGVLVLNIYVIEEILEIEGLAGASLFAVRERDLPLIIGTTMILVFVGILGNLLQDVLYGYLDPRISAE
- the cofG gene encoding 7,8-didemethyl-8-hydroxy-5-deazariboflavin synthase subunit CofG, which translates into the protein MSSIPGADEYGVDVAIEDADRERALSVRPEDVEPADELTFARNVFLPLTTACRYTCTYCTYYDVPGEASLMSPEAIRETCRTGADAGCTEALFTFGDDPDDRYTEVHDQLREWGHDSIHEYLREACEIALEEGLLPHANPGDQTREQMAHVADVNASMGVMLETTADVRAHSGSRAKSPGQRLNTIATAGELGVPFTTGILVGVGEDWSDRADSLLAIRELHERYGHVQEVIVQPVSPNERWDGDPPSEATMRRTVAMAHAVLPEAVAVQVPPNLADARALLDCGVEDLGGVSPVTEDYINPDYAWPAVRELEDVAEHGGVPLRERLPVYERFLPEDGVENEWVSERVGREIADGERYRTVLAD
- a CDS encoding complex I NDUFA9 subunit family protein, with amino-acid sequence MDVLVTGGTGFIGTHLCRELDERGHDVTALSRHPEGADLPDSVETAVGDVTAYDAVAEAMEGKDAVVNLVALSPLFKPNGGDRRHFEVHLGGTENVVTAAEEAGADYVLQMSALGADPDGSTAYLRSKGQAETVVRESELEYTIFRPSVVFGDGGEFVGFTKQLTTPYVTGLPGGGKSKFQPIWVQDLVPMLADAVGDETHWGETYEIGGPEVLSLADVTHLAYRAEGKSVRVLPVPMPLAGIGLTLADPLPFVPFGSDQYRSLKFDNTVAENDIAAFGVDESDLTTLSEYLSLK